Proteins encoded by one window of Sulfurospirillum barnesii SES-3:
- a CDS encoding response regulator: MSKRVILVDDSKTILATAQMALEEMINKGAIEFATYLNPEELLNALLDGLETYDLLISDINMAQMSGLDLSEQLKSHEKFKNRPILILTTESSPEMKARGKAIGVTGWMVKPFSDEKLVKAITMVLGL; the protein is encoded by the coding sequence GTGAGTAAACGCGTTATTTTGGTGGATGATTCCAAAACAATTCTAGCAACAGCGCAAATGGCTCTTGAGGAGATGATTAACAAAGGTGCTATTGAATTTGCAACGTACCTCAATCCTGAAGAGTTACTCAATGCCCTGCTGGATGGTTTAGAAACGTACGATTTGCTTATTAGCGATATAAATATGGCTCAAATGAGTGGGCTTGATCTTTCTGAACAATTAAAATCCCATGAAAAGTTTAAAAACAGACCTATTTTGATTCTAACAACGGAGAGTTCTCCTGAAATGAAGGCACGGGGTAAAGCCATTGGTGTAACAGGTTGGATGGTCAAACCCTTTAGTGATGAAAAGCTTGTCAAAGCAATAACCATGGTACTGGGGCTATAA
- a CDS encoding J domain-containing protein, which translates to MKLHISTHCITIHLAENSPFSLHVKHFLTKKMSRSFWINDTLINFATPLEVVKRQAFLTKLYYTCATLSRTHNTQFLKKLLLVCHKPIKVICHSLPIFTHHEPEQSHHFYTILYSHHQESLQSIRTKYLRLAKQFHPDTLKSDDETTRQHYTEAFQKIQEAYAHIKAEKTKKRVA; encoded by the coding sequence ATGAAACTACATATTAGCACACATTGTATTACAATACATTTGGCTGAGAATTCGCCATTTTCTTTACATGTAAAACATTTTTTGACGAAAAAAATGAGCCGTTCCTTTTGGATAAATGATACACTTATTAACTTTGCCACACCTTTAGAAGTGGTTAAAAGACAAGCCTTCTTGACCAAACTTTACTATACCTGCGCCACCCTTTCTCGCACACACAATACACAGTTCTTAAAAAAATTATTACTCGTATGCCACAAACCCATTAAAGTCATCTGCCATTCCCTCCCAATTTTCACGCATCACGAACCAGAGCAATCCCATCATTTTTATACTATCTTGTACTCCCATCATCAAGAGAGTTTGCAAAGCATTCGTACAAAATATTTACGCCTCGCCAAACAGTTTCATCCCGACACACTCAAAAGTGACGATGAAACAACACGCCAACACTACACTGAGGCATTTCAAAAAATTCAAGAAGCTTATGCACACATCAAAGCAGAAAAAACAAAAAAAAGGGTCGCATAA
- a CDS encoding site-specific integrase, whose product MHLLKRDSTYYFRQRIPAHFDTIKQTHIKVSLRTKTLKIAKLRANLLSFRLDNLFIKRRVMDLKAIREIINTYIKEAIEEYSELETLRHNALAFIDQDGKEYGGHTPQAIDKELAILHELSYSDNVEMLEQKAELILPRTNITQELITTLDSHKKHIFNHELIKGEYQILLHDKEKTQSRLSEEDTTFEAINGVEISPKLLKSLTKTFGQNNALELLNAYTKVDEPQHLFSECIERYIENEYLARGWKPKTIVSNRAKLNLALKIMGDKDIKDYTRADFEAYRTVLLKLPTNMNKIPQYKDKSIQELTEMNKASTLTKRTINEYITSLSAMIEWAIIQGYLINNITKNLKLKIPRKNRDDRLPFNPEEIRIIFEAIKPFQTKKPHLYYVTFIGLYNGLRLNEICQLHIEDIKKVKDIWCFDINEDINSQGELVKSVKNEPSKRIVPMHPKLVELGFLDYYRSIVTDKHTRVFPLLTKQRDGYGKVITNFFTKLQSSMIANQNKKVFHSTRHNFIQKLKNARVDDHLRKAITGRSDDDIDYDSYGDGILLEELLEAVQKVSYPELEHSMA is encoded by the coding sequence ATGCACTTACTCAAACGAGATAGTACCTACTACTTTAGACAACGTATTCCCGCTCATTTTGATACGATAAAACAAACGCATATCAAAGTATCACTTCGTACCAAAACCCTCAAAATTGCAAAGCTTAGAGCCAATTTGCTATCATTTAGGCTTGATAACTTGTTTATAAAGAGGCGGGTAATGGATTTAAAGGCGATAAGAGAGATAATTAACACGTATATCAAGGAAGCCATTGAGGAATATAGCGAACTTGAAACACTGCGACATAATGCCTTAGCCTTTATAGACCAAGACGGTAAAGAGTATGGCGGACATACGCCCCAAGCCATTGATAAAGAATTAGCGATACTGCATGAATTATCTTATAGCGATAACGTCGAAATGTTAGAGCAAAAAGCAGAGTTGATATTACCAAGAACGAATATTACTCAAGAGTTGATAACTACGCTTGATTCACATAAAAAACATATTTTTAATCATGAGCTTATCAAAGGAGAATATCAAATACTTCTGCATGATAAAGAGAAAACACAATCCAGACTTAGTGAAGAGGATACAACGTTTGAAGCTATTAACGGTGTTGAAATAAGCCCAAAACTGCTTAAATCTTTAACAAAAACTTTTGGGCAGAATAATGCCCTTGAGCTTTTAAATGCTTACACGAAAGTTGACGAACCACAGCACCTTTTTTCTGAGTGTATTGAAAGATATATTGAGAATGAATATTTAGCACGAGGGTGGAAACCAAAAACAATCGTATCGAATCGGGCTAAACTGAACTTAGCCCTTAAAATTATGGGTGATAAAGATATCAAAGACTACACAAGAGCAGATTTTGAAGCATACCGCACCGTATTGCTTAAGCTTCCTACAAATATGAATAAAATTCCACAGTATAAAGATAAATCTATTCAAGAACTTACAGAAATGAATAAGGCTAGTACGCTAACTAAGCGAACAATCAATGAATACATTACGAGCTTATCGGCAATGATTGAGTGGGCAATCATACAAGGTTATCTCATAAATAATATTACAAAAAATCTTAAACTTAAAATTCCTCGAAAGAATCGAGACGATAGGCTACCGTTTAATCCTGAAGAGATAAGAATTATTTTTGAAGCCATTAAACCTTTTCAAACAAAGAAGCCCCATTTGTACTATGTAACATTCATTGGTTTATACAATGGTTTGAGACTTAATGAAATCTGCCAACTCCATATAGAAGACATTAAAAAAGTAAAAGACATTTGGTGCTTTGATATTAATGAAGACATTAATTCTCAAGGTGAGCTTGTCAAAAGCGTTAAGAATGAGCCGAGTAAAAGAATCGTTCCTATGCACCCTAAATTAGTTGAGTTAGGGTTCTTAGATTATTACCGCTCTATTGTTACAGATAAGCATACAAGAGTTTTTCCATTACTCACAAAGCAACGTGACGGATATGGAAAAGTCATAACTAACTTTTTTACAAAACTTCAAAGCTCAATGATAGCAAATCAAAATAAAAAAGTTTTCCATAGTACAAGGCACAATTTTATTCAAAAACTAAAAAATGCCCGCGTTGACGACCATTTAAGAAAAGCTATTACGGGGCGAAGTGACGACGACATTGATTATGATTCATACGGGGACGGAATCCTACTAGAAGAGCTGTTAGAAGCTGTTCAAAAAGTTTCATACCCTGAACTAGAACACTCAATGGCGTAA